The Melioribacteraceae bacterium 4301-Me genome has a window encoding:
- a CDS encoding PorV/PorQ family protein produces the protein MRNVYLISFLIMIFILPHSKYFGQSVSKTGTTAAAFLEIPVGASAIGMGGAYVSVVKDASSLYWNPAGAASIENYEAILSHTNWIADTRFDFAGLVIPLSDFGNVGFSFTSFSMDDMKVRTVEKPDGTGEYFSAGDIAVGVSYARNLSDRFSIGFTAKYIQQNIWHMSAQAFAIDAGTKFKTDLFGGMIIGASMYNFGTPMKMTGRDTRYFISVDPTKLGSNDQIPTEIETDSWDLPLTFQIGVSTNLFNSELYRMSIAIDAIHPNNEYESMNFGLEASFKDFLFLRAGYQNAFLKDSEGGLSLGVGINSKLILSNALLKFDYAYRDFGRLENVHTFSLEIAF, from the coding sequence ATGCGTAATGTGTATTTGATAAGTTTTTTAATTATGATTTTTATTTTACCGCACTCGAAGTATTTTGGCCAAAGTGTTTCTAAAACTGGTACAACCGCAGCTGCATTTTTGGAAATTCCAGTTGGAGCAAGTGCTATTGGAATGGGCGGTGCGTATGTTAGCGTAGTAAAAGATGCTTCTTCTTTATATTGGAATCCAGCAGGTGCGGCATCTATTGAAAATTATGAGGCAATTCTTTCTCATACAAATTGGATTGCTGATACAAGATTTGATTTTGCTGGACTCGTAATTCCTCTTTCAGATTTTGGGAATGTAGGCTTTAGTTTTACCTCTTTTTCAATGGATGATATGAAAGTGCGCACAGTTGAAAAGCCAGATGGAACAGGCGAATATTTTAGTGCTGGTGATATAGCTGTAGGGGTTTCTTATGCTCGTAATTTAAGTGACAGATTTTCAATTGGATTTACAGCAAAGTATATACAACAAAATATTTGGCATATGTCTGCTCAAGCTTTTGCTATTGATGCCGGTACTAAATTCAAAACTGATCTCTTTGGTGGAATGATAATCGGCGCTTCAATGTATAATTTTGGAACCCCGATGAAAATGACAGGAAGAGATACTCGATACTTTATAAGCGTTGACCCAACTAAACTTGGTTCTAACGACCAGATTCCTACTGAAATAGAAACAGACTCGTGGGATTTACCTTTAACTTTTCAAATAGGAGTTTCTACAAACTTGTTTAATTCTGAACTTTATCGTATGAGCATAGCAATAGATGCTATTCACCCCAACAATGAATATGAGAGCATGAATTTTGGCCTTGAAGCTTCATTCAAAGATTTTCTTTTTTTAAGAGCCGGCTACCAAAATGCTTTTTTGAAAGATTCTGAAGGCGGGCTATCGCTTGGTGTTGGAATAAACT